The region CTACGGCCGCATCATCAACATCAGCTCTATCTCGGGGCTGCGGGGCAATGCTGGGCAGGCCAACTATGGTGCGGCCAAGGCTGGGATAGCGGGGTTCACGCGGGTGGTGGCGCGGGACCTGGGGCGCTACGGCGTCACCTGCAACGCTGTGGCCCCGGCTGCCCTGACGCGCATGACCCAGGGGCTGGCCGAGATGCGCGCCCAGCGGGGCCTGGCGCCCCCGCCGCCCCCGCAGCAACTGGTGGAGCGGACGCCGGAGCATGTGGCCCCCATGGTAGTCTTCCTGGCCAGCGACGAGGCCTGGAACGTCAACGGCAAGATATTCCACGTGGCGGGCGGGCACATCTCCCTGGCCTATGAGGAGATGCCCGTGCGTCAGCTGACCAAGGACGGGATGTGGACCATCGAGGAGCTGGCGGAGCTGGTGCCCCAGTTCCTGACCTACGACATCCCTAACCCGGCGCCGCCGCCCCCCGACCTGGAGATTCCGGGGCGTCCTGCCCGTCCCCAGGGATAGGGAAAAACCACTCCCGCCTCAGCTCCATCACCAGAAAGCTGTGGCCGTTGCGGTGGGCCACGCCGCAGGGGCGGAAGCCTGCCTTCTGGAAGGCCCGCTGGGCGCGCACGTTCCAGTCCAGGGTGTGCAGGTAGAGACGGCGCAGGTCGGTGGTGCGGAACAGGTGCCGCGCCAGGGCACGGACGGCGTCGCTGCCGTAGCCGCGGCCCCAATATTCCCGCCGACCGATGCTGATGCCGATCTCGGCCTCCTTGCGCCAGCGGTCCAGGTTGTAGTACATGACGTTGCCGATGCGCTGGCCCGCCTCGTCCTCGATGGCCAGATTGCGCTGGGGCACGTCGCTGAAGCGCATGTCCATCTCCCAGTGGCGGGCGAAGTCGGCGAAGGGCAGCCGCAGGGGTGGCGCGGCGTCGAAGCGGGCCAGCTCCTCGTCGGCCCGCCAGGCGTAGTCCTCGACCACGTCGGCCATGCGCTTCCGGCGCAGGACGACGCGCCTGCCTCGCGCCACCACGTCGTCCCGGGGTGTTATCACGCCTGCTCCATCTCCTGCAGGAGCTGGGCGGCCTTGCGCACCACCTCGGCCTCGTTCTTGTAGGTGAGGCGAGCGAGGGCCTCGTCCAGCGGCACCCACTCCACCCGGTCGTATTCCCAGTCGTGCTGGTCGGTGCTGCCGCCCACCGGCTCCATGAGGTAGTGATGGACGCGCTTGTGCACCCGCACGCCGTCCTGAGGACGGGCGAACCAATACTCGATGGTGCCGATCTTGCGTAGCGGCCGCACCTGCAGGCCCGTCTCTTCGGCCACCTCCCGCACCGCGGCCTCCTCGAGGGACTCGCCCGGCGCAGGGGCACCCTTGGGCAGCCCCCAGACGCCGTCGCGGGTGCGACCGCAGATGACCACCTCGATGCCGTCGGGGCCGCGGCGGAATACTACGCCGCCGGCCGAGACGGCCTCCTCCACTGGCAGACGCGACCGACGTCTAGCGTTCATCCAGGAAGGAGCGCAGGGAGAAGGGGTCCTCCCCGAACTCCAGCTCGGCCAGGGCTGCCTCGGCGGCAGCGCGGATGGCCGGCGATGGGTCTTCCAGCAAGGGGAGGAGCAGCTCCCGCGCCTCGCGGCCGCCGATCTCGCCCAGGGCGGCGATGGCGGCCTCCCGCACCTCCTCGTCCTCGTCCTGCAGCAGGGGGGCCAGATGGGGCACCGCCGCTTCGTCACCTATGGCCCCACAGGCGGCGGCTGCCTCGTAGCGCAGCTCCGGGTCGTCGCTGGACAGCTCCCGCAGCAGCAGGGGGAGCCAACGGGACTCGCCGCTGCGCCCCATGGCCTGCAGGGCGCTGACTCGCAGCCGGTGGCGGCCGCTCTCGAAGGCGGTGCGTATGGCCTCCCTCACCCAGGCTCGGTCGGCACAGTAGCCGATGGCCTCCAGCGCCCTGGCCCGCACCTCCTCGGCCTCGTCGGGGCTCTCGATGGCCCGCCGCAGGGCGCTCTCGATGGGCCGGAAGTGCCTCTCCCGCAGGTGCCCAACGGAGTAGCGTCGGACGAAGTTGCCCAGGGCCAGAGCGGCCTCGGCCCGCACCCGGGGCTCCGGGTCCGACTCCAGCACCGCCAGCAGCCTCTGCAGCACCTGTCGTCGCTCGTCGCCCCAGAGTCCGCGGACAGCCAGCGTTCGCACGTCGGCGTCGGGGTCTTCGAGGGCCAGGAGGAACACGGGGCTGAAGTCCAGCACCAGGTCCTCCTCCGACATCTCCACCAGCCTTTCGACGATGCGGCGCCTGCGGGGGGTCTCGATGCGGGGCCAGAGACGTGCCAGCTCTCCCTGTCGGGCCGGGGTCAAGTCCGAGAGCCGGGCCAGGTGGGAGGCCCGCAGGGGCCTATGCGGCTCTGCCAGCTCCTCCAGGAGCGTTCCCCAGGACACGTTATCCCTTGGCGGCCACGCTGAGGCGGGCGAAGGCTATGGGCGGCACGTAAAGGGAGCCGCCCACCCAGCGGCCGCGCCCCAGGGCCAGTAGGGCCTCGGCCAGGAGGCGGTGGACGTTGCCCGCCACCACCGTGTCCTTGACCCGGCCCACCACCTCGCCACCCTCTATTTTATACCCGAGCAGGACGTTGCCCGAGAAGTCGCCCCCCAGCACGTTGCCCTGGCCGGCGCCCATGAGCTGCTCCACCACCAGGCCCTCCCCCACCTCTCGCACCAGCTCTTCCAGGCCCATCTCGCCCTCGGAGAACACCAGGCAGGAGGGGGATATGCCCACCTGCCCGCCCGGCCCGCGGCTGCCGTGGCCGGTGGGCTCGGCCCCGGCCATGCCCGCCGTCTGCAGGTCGTAGAGGAAGTGGCGCACCACCCCTTCCTCCACCAGGGGCAGGCGACGGCTGGCCACGCCCTCGTCGTCACAGATGCGGCTGCCAGTGCGGTAGGGCAGCGTAGGGTCATCCCACAGGGAGAAGCGGCGGTCGTAGAGGCGCTCGCCCAGGCGACCGGCCAGGGGCGACTGGCCCTGGTGCACCATCCGCCCCGAAAAGGCGGTGGCCAGCGGCCCCAGCAGCGCCCCCGCCACGCCCTGGGGGGTGAAGACCACCGGCATCTCGCCGGTGGCGACCCTGGCCGTGCGCTCGGCCCAGCGCAACTGGCGCAGCACCTCCCCCACCACCGCCGACCCGTCGCGGATGGCCTGGCAGGAGGCCTGAGAGTCGCCCACGAAGAGCATATCGGTGCCCCGCACCAGGGTACCGTGCACACCCACGGAGAAGATGGTGCGACGGTACTGAAAGCTGCCGCCGTTGGAGTTGAGGCCCACCACCCGATGGATGGCCTTGCGGACGCTGGCGTCGCACACCAGCTCGGGCTGCTGTCGCCGGACGGCGTCGATGAGGGACTGGCCCAGGTGAACCATGTCGTCCAGAGGGAAGGCCTCCACCGCCACGTCGTAGGTCTCTACCTGGGGGTAGCCGTCCTCAGCTGGGAAGCTGAAGTGGGCCTCGGGGCCGTAGGGGGCTGCCTCCAGGGCCATCTCCACCAGGCCCTCGACATCGCCGGGGCGGCTGGAGGAGGCGGCCCCCAGGCGGCCGTCGACGATGACGCGCAGGGCGACGCCCGAGACCTGGCGGCCGTTGAGCTGCTTGAGACGGTTGGCCTCGAACAGGACGGGCGCCTCCTCCACCTCGGAGTAGAAGGCCTCCGCCTCCTGCGCCCCACGCCTCAGCGCGACGTCTATCAGTTCCTCGAGCATCAGCGTTCTCCCACCACGCACTGGCGGATGCGGATGTGGGGGGAGCCGTTGGAGACGGGCAGGGGCATCTGCCCCGCCTTGCCACACCCCCCGCCCTGATTGAAGGCCAGGTCGCGACCGATGCCGTCTATGTTCATCAGCGTCTCGAACACGTTGCCCGTCAGCTTCACCGGCCGCAGCAGCTCCGCTACCCGGCCGTTGCGTATCATGTAGGCCTCGCCGGCCGAGAAGGTGAACATCTCCATGCTGGTGGTGCCGCCGTACCAGTTGCAGGCGTACACCCCTTCCTTGATGTCGGCGATAAGCTGCTCGAAGGTGGCGTCGCCCGGCTCGATGTAGGTGTTGGTCATGCGCACGATGGGCGGAAAGCGGTAGTCCAGGGCGCGGGCGTTGCCCGTGGGCCGCTCGCCCATCTTGCCCGCCGTCTCCCGGGAGTGGAGGCGTCCCACCAGCACGCCCTCTTTGATCAGGTAGGTCTTCTGGGCCGGCACCCCCTCGTCGTCGTAGCGGTAGCTGCCCCGCAGGCCCGGCACCGCTGCCCCGTCTACGATGTTCAGGACGGGCTGCCCGAAGCGCCTGCCCAGCACCATCAGCTCGCGCAGTCGCTCGTTCTCGTAGATGTGGTCCGCCTCCGAGAGGTGGCCGAAGGCCTCGTGACAGAAGACCCCCGCCAGTATCGGGTCCAGCACCACCGGGTAGACCCCTGGCTTGACATAAGGCGCGTCCAGCAGCTCCACCGCTCGCCTGGCCACCCGCTGCACCTCATCGTGTAGCGTCTCCACGAAGGAGTAGTCGTTGAGGGCGCCCAGGCTGACGCTGGCCTGCTGCACGTCGCCGTCGCGGCGGGCGGTGGCTCCGATGCGCACGGTGACGTCGATCCGCTCCTGCTGGACGAAGGCCCCCTCGGAG is a window of Dehalococcoidia bacterium DNA encoding:
- a CDS encoding SDR family oxidoreductase, with the protein product LRDRMIFNMTEEEWDAVIAVHLKGTFNCTRHASVLMRQQRYGRIINISSISGLRGNAGQANYGAAKAGIAGFTRVVARDLGRYGVTCNAVAPAALTRMTQGLAEMRAQRGLAPPPPPQQLVERTPEHVAPMVVFLASDEAWNVNGKIFHVAGGHISLAYEEMPVRQLTKDGMWTIEELAELVPQFLTYDIPNPAPPPPDLEIPGRPARPQG
- a CDS encoding GNAT family N-acetyltransferase yields the protein MITPRDDVVARGRRVVLRRKRMADVVEDYAWRADEELARFDAAPPLRLPFADFARHWEMDMRFSDVPQRNLAIEDEAGQRIGNVMYYNLDRWRKEAEIGISIGRREYWGRGYGSDAVRALARHLFRTTDLRRLYLHTLDWNVRAQRAFQKAGFRPCGVAHRNGHSFLVMELRREWFFPIPGDGQDAPESPGRGAAAPG
- a CDS encoding NUDIX hydrolase; its protein translation is MNARRRSRLPVEEAVSAGGVVFRRGPDGIEVVICGRTRDGVWGLPKGAPAPGESLEEAAVREVAEETGLQVRPLRKIGTIEYWFARPQDGVRVHKRVHHYLMEPVGGSTDQHDWEYDRVEWVPLDEALARLTYKNEAEVVRKAAQLLQEMEQA
- a CDS encoding HEAT repeat domain-containing protein, which gives rise to MSWGTLLEELAEPHRPLRASHLARLSDLTPARQGELARLWPRIETPRRRRIVERLVEMSEEDLVLDFSPVFLLALEDPDADVRTLAVRGLWGDERRQVLQRLLAVLESDPEPRVRAEAALALGNFVRRYSVGHLRERHFRPIESALRRAIESPDEAEEVRARALEAIGYCADRAWVREAIRTAFESGRHRLRVSALQAMGRSGESRWLPLLLRELSSDDPELRYEAAAACGAIGDEAAVPHLAPLLQDEDEEVREAAIAALGEIGGREARELLLPLLEDPSPAIRAAAEAALAELEFGEDPFSLRSFLDER
- a CDS encoding TldD/PmbA family protein, which codes for MLEELIDVALRRGAQEAEAFYSEVEEAPVLFEANRLKQLNGRQVSGVALRVIVDGRLGAASSSRPGDVEGLVEMALEAAPYGPEAHFSFPAEDGYPQVETYDVAVEAFPLDDMVHLGQSLIDAVRRQQPELVCDASVRKAIHRVVGLNSNGGSFQYRRTIFSVGVHGTLVRGTDMLFVGDSQASCQAIRDGSAVVGEVLRQLRWAERTARVATGEMPVVFTPQGVAGALLGPLATAFSGRMVHQGQSPLAGRLGERLYDRRFSLWDDPTLPYRTGSRICDDEGVASRRLPLVEEGVVRHFLYDLQTAGMAGAEPTGHGSRGPGGQVGISPSCLVFSEGEMGLEELVREVGEGLVVEQLMGAGQGNVLGGDFSGNVLLGYKIEGGEVVGRVKDTVVAGNVHRLLAEALLALGRGRWVGGSLYVPPIAFARLSVAAKG
- a CDS encoding TldD/PmbA family protein; this encodes MTPDDLREEMEKALRGWDVDYVEVRIDETTSTRIVYRGRDLEEIGRSRSFGGNVRALYRGGWGFVSFNDPRDLRRRVEQAVAQARFVGREKSHLAEVEPVVAIVPLEVGKDPRLVPLAHKKELLDQYNELIWSTPGVSSSNIFYSDAHKRVLFASSEGAFVQQERIDVTVRIGATARRDGDVQQASVSLGALNDYSFVETLHDEVQRVARRAVELLDAPYVKPGVYPVVLDPILAGVFCHEAFGHLSEADHIYENERLRELMVLGRRFGQPVLNIVDGAAVPGLRGSYRYDDEGVPAQKTYLIKEGVLVGRLHSRETAGKMGERPTGNARALDYRFPPIVRMTNTYIEPGDATFEQLIADIKEGVYACNWYGGTTSMEMFTFSAGEAYMIRNGRVAELLRPVKLTGNVFETLMNIDGIGRDLAFNQGGGCGKAGQMPLPVSNGSPHIRIRQCVVGER